In one window of Prionailurus bengalensis isolate Pbe53 chromosome B3, Fcat_Pben_1.1_paternal_pri, whole genome shotgun sequence DNA:
- the LGALS3 gene encoding galectin-3, whose protein sequence is MADSFSLNDALSGSGNPNPQGWPAAWGNQPAGAGGYPGAAYPGAYPGQAPPGAYPGQAPPGTYPGQAPPGAYPGQAPPGAYPGQVPPGAYPGPTAPAYPAPTAPGAHPGQPSGPGVYPPPGQPSAPGAYPAAGPFGVPAGPLTVPYDLPLPGGVMPRMLITILGTVKPNANRLALDFKRGNDVAFHFNPRFNEDNKRVIVCNTKLENLWGKEERQSTFPFESGKPFKIQVLVESDHFKVAVNDAHLLQYNHRMKNLHEISKLGISGDIDLTSASHTMI, encoded by the exons ATGGCAGACAGTTTTTCA CTTAATGATGCTTTGTCTGGATCTGGAAACCCAAACCCTCAAGGATGGCCTGCCGCATGGGGAAACCAACCTGCTGGGGCAGGGGGCTACCCAGGGGCCGCCTATCCTGGTGCCTACCCTGGACAGGCACCTCCAGGCGCCTACCCTGGACAGGCACCTCCAGGCACCTACCCTGGACAGGCACCTCCAGGAGCCTACCCTGGACAGGCACCTCCAGGAGCCTACCCTGGACAGGTGCCTCCAGGAGCCTACCCTGGCCCCACAGCACCTGCTTATCCTGCACCAACTGCACCAGGAGCCCACCCTGGGCAACCGAGTGGGCCTGGGGTCTACCCTCCTCCTGGACAGCCAAGTGCTCCTGGAGCCTACCCTGCTGCTGGCCCCTTTGGCGTCCCTGCTGGACCACTG ACTGTGCCTTATGACCTGCCTTTGCCTGGAGGAGTCATGCCTCGCATGCTGATAACAATTCTGGGCACCGTAAAGCCCAATGCAAACAG ACTTGCTTTAGATTTCAAGAGAGGGAATGATGTTGCTTTCCACTTTAACCCACGCTTCAATGAGGACAACAAGAGAGTCATTGTTTGCAATACAAAGCTGGAGAATTtatggggaaaggaagaaagacaatcAACTTTTCCATTTGAAAGTGGTAAACCATTCAAA ATACAAGTGCTGGTTGAATCTGACCACTTCAAGGTTGCGGTCAATGATGCTCACTTGTTGCAGTACAATCATCGGATGAAAAATCTCCACGAAATCAGCAAACTGGGAATTTCTGGTGACATAGATCTCACCAGTGCTTCACACACAATGATATAA